In Cicer arietinum cultivar CDC Frontier isolate Library 1 chromosome 7, Cicar.CDCFrontier_v2.0, whole genome shotgun sequence, the genomic window GTCATTGTGTCCCACAAAATAATGGTTGCATTGGATTAAGCTCGGACATCAAATTTTGTCAAGGCAAAGGAATCAAAGTATTGCTATCTTTAAGAGGAGACAAAGGTAATtaggcatatatatatatatatatttattttgttgtggttttttatgttaatttatttgttgttaGTCATTGAATAATTTTGTTTGTGAAATCAATCAAATGTGCAACGATATGAAAGATAAATTTTTGAACAATTGTGTTATACATAGGAAAGTATTTATAGTATCTAATTAATATCGTTCTCACTAATCAAAATTTATGAATTCATCCTTGCATAGGTAGTTACCCACTTGCATCCATTCAAGAAGCAAGTCTTGTAGCAACTTACCTTTGGAACAACTTCTTAGGCGGAAACTCATCGTCTCGCCCTCTCGGTCCCGCTATTCTCGATGGCATTGATTTCGACATCGAAGGAGGATCATCAAACCAACATTGGAGTGATCTTGCTAGGTACCTTAAAGGATATAACGAGAAAAAAGTTTACATAACTGCAGCACCTCAATGTCCATTTCCTGACGCTTGGTTAGGAAATGCTCTTAAAACAGGACTTTTTGATTATGTTTGGGTACAATTCTACAATAACCCTTCTTGTGAATACATTTTTGGTGAAATGAAGAACTTTGAAGATTCATGGAAGAAGTGGACAACAAGAATACCTGTCAAGAAGATATTTTTGGGGCTACCAGCTTCTTTAGAGGCTGCAGGAAGTGGCTTTATACCTGTTGATAATCTTACTTCCATTGTGCTTCCAGCTATTAAGGGTTCTTTTAAATATGGTGGTGTTATGTTGTGGTCTAGGTACTATGATGTTTTGAGTGGTTATAGTTCTTCTATTAAGAGCtatgtttgaaatttaattacttgtgttgtgaattatatatatgttgagtttgaggatgaaacttttttttaaattattttattatgtgttaattaaaCCTTAAATTGTGGTTGCGGACATTGTCACAGGTTGTGATGCATATTGTAGTTGTTgtgatataaatatattttttattaacttaaagtattataatttataactcgaatatttctaatttatctttaatattTCATTATCATCTCTATGTCACCTGTATATTTATCAAAAAGTCTAATATTGAAAATCAACACATGTCAAATATTCAGAAACgagaaaatatttcattatGACTCACTATGTTTGCCACAATTTAgttcaaataataaaagataatgatatgcattaaataaaaacaagagCATCAGTTTAGACTACAATTTCTTCAAGCTACTACTAGAGTTGGGTTAATGTATATAGGAATAGCCTATGCTACTACTTTGATTAAATTTTCATTTCCCTCTCTTGGTCAATAACAAAGGAAAAAATCTCCTTAACTTGAATCTACCAAACACAACTGGGAGAGTATTTAGAACAAAAGAGAATAAAGGATGCATCAAACTTATCCAAATTAACCACTTGTTTTGTAGCCTTTTGGTAAGAATAAAGAgtcttcaaaatatttttagccTCTATTGTATTAGCACGTGCAAATGTCGGGTTATTATTAGCAAAAAGCAGGTGTGAGATTTATGGAGCCCTTCTAACAACTTGGATACCATGAATTGTGTTCAACTCTGCCTCTTTGGATAGTAGACCTGACAaaacatcaacacataatatgaataaatttgGGGAATGTCATTTTGCCTGAGATCTCTTTTCGATGAGAAACATTTACTATGTTTCCCatttatcaaaatttgattGGAAAAAGAGGTCTGCAAAATGATTTGAGAAGCCCATAGATTTTATGACTCCATATACAAAGCTCTAATCAATTTAGTGATTGGCCTTTGACATATATAGTGATGAGAGCATTGTCTGTCATTAACGTCTCTTTGACAAAAACACTTTGCTCCTCATAGATGATATGTGGAAGAATTTGCTTCAACCTCAAGTTCTTTGGGATGTTGTAGTCTTGCATTTTGGGATCAGAGCAATAAAGGTCCTATTAATCTCTCATGGGCTTATAACATTGTTCAAAATATCAAGGAAGTAATTTTGTACATCTCTCCCAACAAAGTGCCAATGCTTTTCAAAAAATAAGCAGGAAGCTCATTTGGGCCAGTAGTTTTTAACAGATGCATTTGGAAAATTGCTTCTTCCACTTTTTGGCTTGTAAAATGTTCAACACACATTTCTTTATGATTTCAATTTACTTTTTCTTCTCTAAGAATTGGAACATAGTTTGAGAGAAAACTCAGAAGAAAAATGAGAGAGAACTCAGAGAAAAAATGATATTGTTATTCTAGTCTTGAGGCTATACGTCACCACCATTATATAGGTGTATGAAATAACAAACAATTCTAACTGAATGTGAAGCCACATCAGCAACTagcaaaacagaaaagaaagCCATTAACTGCTACGTAACTGCTATTCAATACTCTTATCATCATCAATGCTCAATACCCCCTCGCAAGCTAGAGGGTGGAAGATTTCCACCTTGGTAATAAGCCTGTTAAACACACTAGGACCATATGCTTTAGTAAAAACATCTGCAACCTGGCAGCTGGACGAAATTGGCAACAGACGTATCAAGCTGTTTCGTGCGTTCATGAAACACGAGATTGGCAGCAATATGTAGAGCACTTTGGTTGTCGCAATATAGAACTGGCATCTTGGAAGGGTGCTGAGAAAGATCACGCAGAAGGTAAGAAAGCCATTGAAGCTCGCGGGTTGCAGAAGCAAGagcacgatactcagcttcAGCTGAGGAACATAATACAGTCTGTTGTTTCTTGGACTTCCAGGTGACAAGTGAGCTTCCTATGAAAAAACAATAATGAGATATAGAACGAAGAGAATCAACACATCCACCCCAATCGGCGTCACTAAAACCAAGAATTTGCAGATCAGAGTTGCAAGAAAAAAGTAAACCACGACCTGGGATACGCTTGAGATAACGCAGCAAACGAAGACCAGCATGGTGATGAGCTTCAGTGGGTGAAGCCATAAATTGACTAAGTTGCTGAGTTGCGAAGGCAATATCCGGACGTGTGGTGGTAAGATAAAGAAGAAGGCCAACCAAACGTCTGTAAGCTGCGAGGTCAGAGAAAGGAGTGGTGGAATCTGGATGCAACCGAACAGTGGGATCCAAAGGCATGTTGACAGGCTTACAACCAGTAAGACCCGAATCAGCAAGAAGATCCAAGCAATACTTGCGTTGGCAAACTGAAATTCCCTTAGAGGAGCGGGCAACTTCCAGCCCAAGAAAAAACTTCAGCTCCCCAAGGTTTTTAATTCGAAAAGCATCATGGAAAGCTGTCTTAAGCGCATCAAATTCAGACAAGGAAGTACCGACCAGAATAACATCATCAACGTACACAAGAAGTGCAGTGAATGAAGTCTTGGTTGAGCGAACGAAGAGTGTGTGATCAGATTGTGCTTGTGTGTAACCATGGCCAAGAAGAAAAGTAGTAAGTTTTTCAAACCATTGACGACTAGCCTGTTTAAGGCCATAGAGAGACTTGAGAAGCTTACATACTTTTCCCGACTTGGGAGGAATAACACCTGGTGGTGGTCTCATATAGACCTCTTCATGGAGATCTCCATGAAGAAAAGCGTTGTTGACATCTAGTTGATGGAGGTGCCATCCATGAATAGAAGCCAATGCCAAAATGACCCGTATAGTAGAAAGCTTAGTCACAGGAGAGAATGTCTCAAAGTAGTCCAACCCTTCAGTTTGATTAAATCCTTGAGAAACTAAGCGAGCTTTGTAACGTTCAATGGTACCATCGTCATGCCTTTTAATTTTGTAAACCCATTTGCTACCGATAGGAATTGCACTAGAAGGGAGGTTAACAAACTGCCAAGTTTTGTTGGCATTGAGAGCTTCAATTTCAAGTCTCATGGCTTCTTATCATCTAGCGTCTTTGCTAGCTGCTGCATAGGAGGGAGGCTCCATTTCTGAAGTAAGAGAAAGGGCATAGGTTTGATGTTTTGGGGATAGATAGGAATAAGACAAAACTTGGGATAAAGGATAAGTGGTAGTGGATGAAGCTGAGTTACAAACATAATCATTAAGGTAAGTTGGTTTTTGTGTATGTCTGGAAGTTTTCCTAGTAAGAACATGTTAAGGATTGATTGATTGGGTGAAGAAGAGCTGACTGGTGTAGATTGATTGGGTGAAGAAGAGTTGGTTGGTGTATCAACAGGTGGTAAAGGTGTTGAAGCAGGTTCGGTGAGTGTAGGCAGATAAGGGGCATAAAATGCAGGTTTGACGTCCTGAATTGTATGCTGAAAAGACAGTTCCAAATCATAAAAGTGAACATTTCTTGATACAGATATTTCCCTAGTGTGAATGTCTAGTAAGGTGTAGCCTTTCATACCAGACTTGTAACCTAAGAAGGCACATTTTCTTGCTCTAGAATCAAACTTATGACGATTAGTGGGTAAAGTAGACGCATAGCACAAACAACCAAATACCCGTAAAATGCTAAGTTCAGGTTGTGTTCCATAAAGTACTTCGTATGAGGACGTGTTTCCCAACAATCTAGTGGGAATCCTATTCATTAGAAAAACTGCATGTTGCACTAAGTATGACCAATAAGTTTTGGGAAGCTTGGATTGAAACATAAGAGCTCCACTTATGTTTCAAATGTGTTGGTGCCTTCTCTCCATCCtaccattttgttgtggagttgaCACACAACTTAATAAGTAAGAATTCTGGCCCATTAtcactttttataattttaacacATTTATCAAATTGATTTTCCACCAAAGCAACAAAATTATGCACTCTACTAGGCACTTCAGACTTAGACTTTAGCATCACaactcaaaacatttctactgtgatcatctaaaatagtaagaaaatatctaaaatcaTTTATTGATTTAGTGGAGAAAGGTCCCCAAATATCAAGATGTACCAAATCAAAAACAGAAATAGCATTATGATTACTGATAGGAAATGACAATCTCTTTTGTCTAGCCATGTGGCAAATGTCACAAGGTGTTTTGCTGCCAACTGAAATGTAGCCATATTGCTTATTCATTTCTAACATTCTATCATATGACAGGTGCCCTAAACGCAAATGCCATAATTCAGCCGTGGAAACAGTTGCTGCATTCAAACTAGTAGTAAGAAAACTAGATGCAGAACTTGATAGCTTTAATTCTTCCTGTAAGTAATAGAGTCCATCAAGTTGTTTAGCCAAACAAATCGTCTTCAAACTCCTCCCCTGTATCGTACAATAGTTTGATTCAAATATTAGTGAGCAAGACTGCTCAAGACACAATTTAGAAacatatatcaaattaattgcAAAATCTAGTAAGAATAGCACATTGTCTAACACTAGATCTGCACTCAATTGTATTCTCCCAGTGTAATTAGCCTCAACTGAATTTCCATTAGGCAATTTTACATCAATAGGATTTACTTTGTTATAACTTATAAACCAAGCAAGAGTGCGGCAAATATGGTGTGTGGCTCCTGTGTCTAGAATCCATGATGAATCAGTCAATTTTGAATATGGTGAAATACCTGTTTCGGGTGAAACATGTCCATACGTCTGCACTTTAATTGCATTTGTTGAGCATCTGGAATCAACAATCGTGTTCTTTTCTAGCAATGTCATTAGACTTTGGTACTGATCCTTTGTGAGTGCCACACCCTTTTCTTCAGTTCTTGAGCTAGAACTAGTGGCTCCTTTTTTATCACATAACTCAACTTCTGTATAATTTGCTGCATAATTGCTGCCACACCCAAAATTAGGGGGAAAACCATGCTTCTTGTAGCAAGTTTCAACCGTATAACCTACTTTGCCACAGTAAGTACAAATCTTGCCACTTCCTCTACCTCTTCCATGACGTCCACCACTTCTTCCTCGACCATAGGACCTTCCACCATCTATTGCATTTACTAATGTTGTTGGATCATCAACAGTAGCAATTGTAGTGGAGGATACTCCATAGTTCATATTTCTTTCTTGTTGTAGTATCATAGAAAACACTTTGTTCACTTGAGGCAATGGTTCCATTAGAAGAACCTGCGAAGAAGCTACTTCATACTCACCATTCAAGCCTATTAGAAATTGTATGACTCTATCTTCTAATCTGAATGATTTTGCATTTCTCATTGCAagcaattggacaagaacattGCAACATAGGTCTATACTGCTCTAACTCCTCCCAAAGTTTCTTCAATTCTGTGAAATACTCAGAGACTTTGTTATCACCTTGCTTCAGATTTGCTATTTCTTGATGCAACTGAGCAACTCGGATTCTATCACCGCGCATAAATTTGTCTTTTAGGTCATTCCATAGGTCAATCGCATTGTCTATGAACACAACACTTTCTGCAATTGAAGAATCTGTGGAATTGATAATCCACGAATGCACCAGATTATTACACCTTTCCCAAACTGCATAATTCAAATCACCTACATTTGGTACAAGGATCGAGCCGTCCACAAACTTAAATTTGTTCTTCCTCGCGAGCgcttgatgactcttcatcatatgcatattttcccactattttagtcttatttatcctcaattattagttaaattaaggatttatttgatatatcttgttgatttttgttctttgagttaaattaaatgttttatgttttattttagtgattaagtaggaatctttcgtaattttacattgcgttgcgttttggtgcagtgctgaatcttggtgagaaatcaacatgacacatgtagagtatttcagccatatctggtgttgtagatgtccaattggcgtcaaaccaaatgcaaatgaaagctaggcTCCacagctacaactttcatgaagacaccggaaccaaattcagactccaaagaggagcaaaatgcaatatacgccagatagcagatgctgagcgctggagcgcgcccaagcgcaagccaagcgcatttctcagcattcgccactgttgaaacgcgcccaagcgcatccaagcgcgcctggggcgcgataaccgcaccagcaaccataaaaacagggatttttactgttttatgatctttttgactcttgggtgTATCCTATTACTTAAGGCAAATAGTGCGTGCCTTGAATGCTATTTCACCCTTGCCTCTATAGTTTTTCCTTTGGGTATCATTTTGTAACTTTGGGATTTTGCCTCTAGTTGTTGTTTCAAAAACCTAAGTAATTTTATCTttgataattcttttttatgttgttgCCTCTGGTTCCTAACTCGTGATTTTATGCATTCTGCCTTTGATAATTAACTTGTGTTTCTAGGCATGTTGCCTCTGATGCAATTTCTCAACACTGAGTATTTCTGCCTCTGGTTTCTCCTTTTGTTTTTGTCTCTATTACCTGTATTATGGTTTCTTGTATTTTTCCTCTGATAAATTACTTTTGTTTTTTCCTCTGATAATACTCTTTTACTTTGCCCTCTAATTTTTCATCTTCTGTCTTGCTCCTAATTTTCTCCATTTCCTTTGATCAAGGGACCTTTTGACACATATCATATGATTATGCCTCTGGACATGTATCCTCTAATTCTGCCTCGAGACACATATCCTCTAATTCTACCTCTAGACGTGTATCCTTTGATTCTGCCTCTAGCACGTATCCTCTTATTCTGCCTATGAACACATATCCTCTGGTTCTACCTCTGGACACATATCCTTTGATTCTGCATCTAGACATGTATCCTCTTACTATGCCTATGGATATGCTTCTGGTCATGCTGCCTCTAGTTATAGTTTGCCTTTGATCAGAGTTTTTCTCTTGTCACGCTGCATCTGATCAGTTATTATGCACCGCCTTTGCTCAAGAGTTATGCCTCTAGCTAAGTTTGCCTCTGGTTACAACTCTGATCAGGAACTTAGGATTTATTTCCCTCTTGATTCTCAATATATTGTTAAATATCTCCCATCTCTAAAGGTTGCAATACACCATTGTGAGGCGCGATAGATAGTCAACTACAAGATCTTTTGATTATTTCTTGTCATGAATCCAAGTCAAATTCTTGCAATAATAGAATCCATCTAATCAACCTGGGCTTGTTATCCTGCTTACCAAGAAAGTACTTAATAGTTGCATAACCAGTATAAACCACAACTTTGGAAAGAATAAGTTAATGCTGAAATTTGTCAAATGTGAAAACTATTACTAACAACTCTTTTGAGAAGCATCAAGAGTACAACTAGCATAATATATAGTACAAAATATCTTATCATTTCTCTGCCCCAAAATTGCCCCAACGACGATGTCACTAGCATCACACATTAACTCAATAGGAATAGTCTAATCAGCGGCAACAACAGTGTGAGCACTAATTAActtttcctttaataaattaaatgatttccTTTTAGTGGAGACTTTATGTCCAAAAATGATGCACTCTTGCACCATAAATTGGTACTTTTCCCAATGTAGCACTAAATCAGTGTCTTTGTATCTCTACAACATTGAATTCAAATTATGCAAGTAATTCTCATATGAGGATCTGAATACCGTAAAATCATCCATAAAAATCTCAATGTATTTTtcaatcaaatttgaaaaaatagcAATCATGTATCCTCCAAAAGTGGCAAAGGCATTGCAGAAGCCAAATGACATCCTTTTATACACAAAAGTACCATATGGACAAGTAAAAGTGATTTTTTCTTgatcatttaaataaaatggtATTTGCATATAACCGGAGTAACCATCTAAACAACAATAATATTCATGCCCTACCACTCTCTCAAGCATTTGATCAATAAAAGGGAAGGCAAAATAGTCTTTTTGGGTGGCATATTTTAGTTTTCTATAATCAATACACATTCTCTACTTGGTGGTCTTTCTCACACCTATGAGTTCATTTTTCCCCAAGGGATTCTACTCCTGAAACTCTCAAAATCTTCAGAAGTAACCttatcattaatattattagcCTCAATGAAGCTACAAGAAGCAATGAAGATGgatttttaaagaattaaatgcCTTAAATTCATCCTCTTCATCACCCCACTATCATAGTTAATTTTTCCTACTAAACATCGATCAAAGTTTTTTAGGTGGCCAAAAGTGATCTTCTCAATATAATTGGTACTTCATCATCTTCCTCCATATATAAAACAACAATCTGcaggaaaaataattttatccaCTTTTACTAACACGTCCTCTAGAAATGTTAGTCGGTTGGGGTTTTGTAGGCCCAACTTTCTAAAAATAGGAAGAGACATCAAATTAATACTATCTCCCAAGTCGCAAAGTGATTTTTCAAAATATGGTTTGCCAATTTGTACAAGGAATAGTAAAACTACTAGGATCCTTAAGCTTAGGGgcaattttttcaaaactataGCAGAACATTCCTCATTAAAATTAACCATCTCAAAGTCATATAGTTTCTTTTTATTAGAAatgatttcttttaaaaatttagcaTACTTTGGCATTTGAGCAATAACTTCTACAAAAGGAATGttgatatgaaattttttaaaaatctctaGCAATCTAGAAAGCTGCTTATCATTATGCATAATTTTCAATCTTTGAGCGATTAGAATACTTACATTGGTTAACTCATGGTCTTCCTCATTTTTGTTAGAAGAAAGCTCATTATAATGTACATTTTTCCTTTTTGTAGTTGTTTGTCCTTCCTTTTTATGCATTGAAGTGACCTCATTTCCACTCGTAAGAGTGATAACTTTAGCTTGCTCTCTTGGATTTGTCTCGGTTGGAGTAGGCAATGATCCTGCATGTCTTTTTTCTAGTAGATTGACAATAATAGACATTTGAGTTTCCACATTACCAAATTGAGTTGAGATTTGATTCTCTGTATTTTGAAACATTTCATAAGTTTTCTCTATGAATTTAGCTAGTATACTTTGAAGATCTAGTTTCCTCTCCTCTTGCCTTTACACATGTGGTGGCTTGTAGAAATTAGAGTTTTGCCCTTGTTGTTGTCATCCCCAAGAGAAATTAGGGTGATTCTTCCAACCTGGATTATAGGTATAAGAATAAGGGTCGTTATGACTGTAGTTGGTGTTGGTGACATAGTTAGCTTCCTCAGTATGAGTTGCTTGAATTGGTTTAGCTTATATTTTACTTTCAATGGCCTTCAACCTCTTATTTATCTACTTGTAGCTACATGTTTCTGTTCATTATATAAAAACTCATAATCaagtaatttatttgtcttGACCAAATACCATTTACCTTTTATGTGcggaattaaatttttatatttgtaaataattattatttttttatttatttaatatttactgtttacataattattttaataaaaaacataacattaattgttttaaaaaaatcttttttttactaaaaaaaagtataattttttttgtacagAGGTGGGTTCACGGgctaaaaaaccaaaaacaaaaacaaattaagaaattaaacaTATGTTCTTAGACATGCAAGTTCCAAAAAAATATCATCATATAGGAGTTGCCTAAGCTCCCTAGTTACAAACTCCAAAACAACAAGGTTCCAAGTATCAAAGGTAAGGCTAAAGCTAGTTAATCAGTATGGGCTTCGGTTGCTTTTATGTCATGTGTGAGTAAACTGAATATATCAGTCCTTATAGAGAAATTTTTGGATACGTGATGActtttcatcatatgcatattttcccactattttagtcttatttatcctcaactactagttaaattaaggatttatttgatatattttgttgatttttgttccttgagttaaatttaatgttttatgttttattttagtgattaagtaggaatttttcgtaattttacattgcgttgcgttttggtgcagtgc contains:
- the LOC101513860 gene encoding hevamine-A-like — protein: MDLKSTFSILFLSLVMLALANGSNAGKIVIYWGQNGNEGTLAETCATRNYEYVILAFLPTFVPNQTPMINLAGHCVPQNNGCIGLSSDIKFCQGKGIKVLLSLRGDKGSYPLASIQEASLVATYLWNNFLGGNSSSRPLGPAILDGIDFDIEGGSSNQHWSDLARYLKGYNEKKVYITAAPQCPFPDAWLGNALKTGLFDYVWVQFYNNPSCEYIFGEMKNFEDSWKKWTTRIPVKKIFLGLPASLEAAGSGFIPVDNLTSIVLPAIKGSFKYGGVMLWSRYYDVLSGYSSSIKSYV